From the genome of Duffyella gerundensis, one region includes:
- a CDS encoding YcjF family protein yields MNAPIKPRIDFAQPLEPQKSPPLKPAVDFDAQQQNFVAVDNDESNALPEGAGERMVDEALRPKRSLWRRLTGAAALLFAASVVAQGAQTLHQAWLQKEWITLGAGAAGALIVIAGVGALASEWRRLYKLRQRAEEREIGRELLNSQAMGRGRPFCEKLAQQAGLDNGHPALQRWHASLHETHNDHEVVALYAQLVQPVMDRQARREISRHAAESTLMIAVSPLALVDMAFIAWRNIRLVNRIAAIYGIELGYFSRLRLFRLVLLNIAFAGASELVREVGMDWISQDIAARWSARAAQGIGAGLLTARLGIKAMELCRPLPWLEKDKPRLGDFRGELTSQLKEAIQKSGDKSSK; encoded by the coding sequence ATGAACGCCCCGATTAAACCGCGTATCGATTTTGCACAGCCGCTGGAACCGCAGAAATCACCGCCGCTAAAACCGGCGGTAGATTTTGACGCGCAGCAGCAGAATTTTGTCGCGGTCGATAACGACGAGAGCAATGCGCTGCCGGAAGGCGCAGGCGAGCGCATGGTGGATGAAGCCCTACGCCCGAAGCGCAGCCTGTGGCGGCGGCTGACCGGCGCTGCGGCGCTGCTGTTTGCTGCCAGCGTGGTGGCGCAGGGCGCGCAGACCCTGCATCAGGCCTGGCTGCAAAAAGAGTGGATCACGCTAGGCGCCGGTGCCGCTGGCGCGCTGATAGTGATCGCTGGCGTTGGCGCATTAGCCAGCGAATGGCGTCGGCTGTATAAGCTGCGGCAGCGCGCCGAAGAGCGCGAGATCGGGCGTGAATTGCTCAACAGTCAGGCCATGGGGCGCGGTCGTCCATTCTGCGAAAAACTGGCGCAGCAGGCTGGTCTCGACAACGGTCATCCGGCGCTGCAACGCTGGCACGCCTCGCTGCATGAAACTCACAATGATCATGAAGTGGTAGCGCTCTATGCGCAGCTGGTACAGCCGGTTATGGATCGCCAGGCTCGCCGCGAAATCAGCCGTCACGCCGCAGAATCGACGCTGATGATCGCCGTCAGCCCGCTGGCGCTGGTGGATATGGCGTTTATCGCCTGGCGTAACATTCGTCTGGTGAACCGCATTGCTGCCATTTATGGCATCGAACTGGGCTATTTCAGCCGCCTGCGCCTGTTCCGGCTGGTGCTGCTGAATATCGCCTTTGCCGGCGCTTCAGAGCTGGTGCGCGAAGTGGGCATGGACTGGATTTCACAGGATATTGCTGCACGCTGGTCGGCGCGCGCCGCGCAGGGTATCGGCGCCGGGCTGCTCACTGCACGCCTCGGTATTAAAGCGATGGAGCTGTGCCGTCCGCTGCCGTGGCTGGAAAAAGATAAACCGCGTCTGGGCGATTTTCGCGGCGAGCTGACCAGTCAGTTAAAAGAGGCGATACAAAAAAGCGGCGATAAAAGCAGCAAATAA
- a CDS encoding YcjX family protein, with protein sequence MRKLQDEFASLVNRGVDRHLRLAVTGLSRSGKTAFITSLVNQLLNIHGGARLPLFSAARDERLLGVKRVPHHNMGTPRFTYDEGLAQLYGVPPAWPTPTRGVSEMRLALRFKSRDSLLRHFKETSTLYLEIVDYPGEWLLDLPMLAQDYLSWSRQMTGLLQGDRAEWAKPWRALCQDLDPLAPADENRLAAIAQAWTDYLLTCKREGLHFIQPGRFVLPGDMAGAPALQFFPWPNVDEAGEAKLAQAGKETNIGMLRARYHYYCQNVVKGFYKDYFLRFDRQIVLVDCLQPLNSGPQAFNDMRLALTQLMQSFHYGQRTLFRRLFSPVIDKLLFAATKADHITGDQHANMVSLLQQLVQDAWQNAAFEGIAMECIGLASVQATQGGLVDHQGEKLPALRGNRLDDGTPLTVYPGEVPARLPGNAFWQEQGFHFEQFRPQQLDTDRPLPHIRMDAALEFLLGDKLR encoded by the coding sequence ATGAGAAAATTACAAGATGAGTTTGCTTCACTGGTTAATCGCGGCGTCGACCGCCATTTGCGGCTGGCGGTCACTGGCCTGAGCCGCAGCGGAAAAACCGCTTTTATTACCTCGCTGGTCAATCAACTTCTGAACATTCACGGCGGCGCACGGTTGCCGCTGTTTTCCGCCGCCCGCGATGAGCGGCTGCTCGGTGTTAAGCGCGTGCCGCATCACAACATGGGCACGCCGCGTTTCACCTACGATGAAGGCCTGGCGCAGCTGTATGGCGTGCCGCCGGCCTGGCCGACGCCCACGCGCGGCGTTAGCGAAATGCGCCTGGCGCTGCGCTTCAAATCCCGCGATTCTCTGCTGCGCCATTTCAAAGAGACCTCCACGCTGTACCTTGAAATCGTCGATTATCCCGGCGAATGGCTGCTCGATCTGCCGATGCTGGCGCAGGATTATCTCAGCTGGTCACGCCAGATGACCGGCCTGCTGCAGGGCGATCGGGCCGAATGGGCAAAACCGTGGCGCGCACTCTGTCAGGATCTCGATCCGCTGGCTCCTGCTGATGAGAACCGTCTGGCAGCGATTGCCCAGGCGTGGACCGACTATTTACTGACCTGCAAACGTGAAGGGCTGCATTTTATTCAGCCTGGCCGCTTTGTGCTGCCTGGCGATATGGCTGGCGCACCGGCGCTGCAGTTTTTCCCCTGGCCCAACGTGGATGAAGCGGGCGAAGCGAAGCTGGCGCAGGCGGGCAAAGAGACCAACATCGGCATGCTGCGTGCGCGCTATCACTACTACTGTCAGAACGTGGTGAAGGGCTTTTATAAAGATTACTTTCTGCGCTTCGACCGGCAAATTGTGCTGGTCGATTGCTTACAGCCGCTGAACAGCGGACCGCAGGCGTTCAATGACATGCGGCTGGCACTTACCCAGCTGATGCAAAGCTTTCACTATGGTCAGCGCACGCTGTTTCGCCGCCTGTTTTCGCCGGTGATCGATAAGCTGCTGTTTGCGGCCACCAAGGCCGATCATATTACCGGCGATCAGCATGCGAACATGGTGTCACTGCTGCAACAGCTGGTGCAGGACGCCTGGCAAAACGCCGCCTTTGAAGGCATCGCCATGGAGTGCATTGGCCTCGCGTCGGTGCAGGCAACGCAGGGCGGGTTAGTCGATCATCAGGGCGAAAAGCTGCCTGCCTTGCGTGGCAACCGTCTGGATGATGGCACGCCGCTCACCGTCTATCCGGGTGAAGTGCCAGCGCGTCTGCCGGGCAACGCGTTCTGGCAAGAGCAAGGCTTTCATTTTGAACAGTTTCGGCCACAGCAGCTGGATACCGATCGTCCGTTGCCCCACATCAGGATGGATGCTGCGCTGGAATTTTTACTGGGAGATAAACTGCGATGA
- the pspD gene encoding phage shock protein PspD, translating to MPSSWQSTFRRHAAPALKSAGKFIIINAVTYGPAGVAGWAVKSVARRPLRLLLTMALEPLLARAMKRMTARFIRESDEKITR from the coding sequence ATGCCGTCATCATGGCAATCGACATTCCGCCGCCACGCGGCCCCCGCGTTGAAGTCGGCAGGAAAATTTATCATTATCAACGCCGTTACGTATGGCCCGGCGGGCGTGGCCGGTTGGGCAGTGAAATCAGTCGCCCGTCGTCCATTGCGCCTGCTGTTAACGATGGCTCTGGAGCCGTTGCTGGCACGGGCCATGAAAAGGATGACGGCGCGTTTTATCAGGGAAAGTGATGAGAAAATTACAAGATGA
- the pspC gene encoding envelope stress response membrane protein PspC produces the protein MTRIAIRGKTLWRIPQQGKLMGVCAGLAHYLDIPVRLLRVIVVLSMIFGLFFFTLVAYFALGFVLDPMPADAEEQGTPSASELLDDLEHALQGGETAIREMERYVTSETFSVRSRFRQL, from the coding sequence ATGACGCGCATTGCTATTCGTGGAAAAACGCTGTGGCGCATTCCGCAGCAGGGCAAGCTGATGGGCGTTTGCGCCGGTCTGGCTCACTATCTGGATATTCCGGTGCGCCTGCTGCGCGTGATCGTCGTGCTGTCGATGATTTTTGGCCTGTTTTTCTTCACGCTGGTAGCCTATTTCGCGCTCGGCTTTGTGCTCGATCCGATGCCCGCTGACGCTGAAGAGCAGGGCACGCCGAGCGCCAGTGAGCTGCTGGATGATTTAGAGCACGCATTGCAGGGCGGCGAAACCGCCATCCGTGAGATGGAGCGCTACGTGACTTCTGAAACCTTCAGCGTGCGCAGCCGTTTCCGCCAGCTCTGA